A segment of the Streptomyces sp. NBC_00376 genome:
AGTCAGCCCGCCCGCGAAGCCGAATGCCCGCATCCCGGCTGAACGGGCGGCCTGCACCCCGTACTTGCTGTCCTCGACGACCACGCAGGCGGCGGGTTCGACACCCATCCGCCGGGCGGCGTGCAGAAAGAGATCGGGGGCGGGCTTTCCGCGTTCGACCTCGGTGGCGCTGAAGATGCGTCCCTCGAAGTGCGCGTAGAGCCCGGTGTGGCCCAGGGTGTGGCGCATCTTCTCGTGGCTGCCGCTGGACGCCACGCAAGTGGGGAGCGCGAGGGCGGCCAGCGTTTCGTGGATGCCTTCCACTGCGACGAGTTCGGTCTCGACGGCATCGCGGTGGAGGTCCTCGAAGCGCTTCTGCCAGGCGGCGGAAGCGCCGGGCAGGATCGCTTCGACCAGTTCGCCGATGGACTTGTTCGACCGCCCCACGAACTTCTCGACGACCTCCTGCGCCGTCAGCGGCCATCCCAGCTCGGCGCCCACCTGGACCTGGATGCGTACGGCGATCCGTTCGCTGTCGACGAGCACGCCGTCGCAGTCGAATATGACGAGTTCAGGAGCGGTGATCATCCACTCAGGATAGGGACTTCGCCGGTCGGCGAAGATGCGAGCAGGGCGGGACGGGCGCCGGGCGGGACCGGACGCCTCTGCCCGAGCCGGGTGGCTCGGGCAGAGGCGGCATCCGCGTCACAGCATGAGCAGCGCCCGTGCGGGGACGAGAGTGTCCGACAGGGGGCGTACGGCCATGCGCATCAGCGCGAGGGCGTTGTCGTCCCCCGCGATGCGGTTGGCACTGAGCTCACCGCAGGTCAGGCACTCATGGATGAGTGTCCATTCCCCGTCCTGCCGGACGGACAGGCTGAGCGCCGTCATCCGCCCGCGGCAGTCGGCGGCCCGGTCGCCCGGAATCCGCAGATCGACGTGCAGGCTGGTCAGGCAGTGCGGGCAGTGGTTGCGATGGGTGGTGCCCGGGGCGGTCAGTGGTACGTCGAGCCGACAGCCGGCGCAACGGAACGCGTCGCCACGGGTGCCGCCCGGCCCGTGCAGGACGTCCTTCCGTCTCTGCGGGCGGTACGACGACTGCCGGGGTCCACGTCGTGGCATGGTGGGTCCTCCGTCCGTTCCTCGGTCGTTTCCGGCTGGTCACAGATCGCCGAACGCTTCGAGCGGGAAGGGCGGTTGGGCCAGCGGGCGCACAGCCATCCGCATCAGGATCAGCTGGTTGTCGTCCCCGCAGACCGGGTTCGAGGTCAGCTCGTCGCAGCAGGTGCAGCGGTGGATGACCATCCAGTCACCGGTGCGGAGTACCGCGATGGAGATCGGGGTCATACGTGACCCGCAGTCGGACGGGCCGCCCTCGACGTGGTCGAGGCAGTGCTTCGAGTGCAGGCAGCTGGGGCAGTGGTTGCGACGGCTGCCGTCGGGCGCGAGCGTGGCGATGGTCAGCCCGCACCACAGGCAGGTGAAGGTGTCGGTCCTCAGATAGGCGCTGGGGCCGTGGTGGGAGGACTTGGTCGTACGGTGCTTGGGGTTGTCGGTGGACACCCGGGTTTCTCCTTGCCGAAGAGGATGAGCAATGCAGCAGGGAAGTACCGAGCGGCCCTCGGGGGCGGCGGCCGAAGAGGCATGAGGCGGCGGCCGGGAATCACGTACTGACGGAAAGGACGCGCGTACCGGTCAGGTCGCGCGGGTCAGTGCGATGCCGCAGGCGTGCGCGTGCACGTGGCTCCGGTCGCCCCGGCGCGGATGAAGACGCGGCGAGGGAGGCTCGGAACTACTGGCCGGGGCATACATCAACTGCTTTCCAGGGCGAACGCCCATAGGTCACCGACGGTCGGCACCGTGGTGGAGGTGCGAGCACCGTAACAACGCACTCCCGCCGGATCCAGCGAATATCGGTGCGGACGTGTGCGGGGTGGCCCGGGGCCAGTGATCATCCGCCCGGGACGGGGAACCGTGCGGGGGCGTCGTCGGCCGAGCAGCCGGGGCAGTTGCCCGGGGTGGGGGAGCGGAAGGCCCGGTCGCAGCGGTCGCAGTTCTGGAGCAGGACGGTGGGGTGCTCCGGGGTCGGCGGGGGCGGCAGGAGAGCGGTGAGGCGGTACCGGAGGAGCTTGGCGGGGCGTTTGAGGGGCTGGGGCAGATCGTGGGTGAGCGCGTGCCGGAGGGCGGCGGGCGTGGCGCCGCGCTCGAACCAGGTGGCGGCGGCGGGGGCGAGCAGGACGACGTCCTTCTCGGTGAGGGTGATCGCGGCCGAGTGCCGGTGGAGATCGGTGAGCAGCGCGGTGGCGGCGCGGAGGTACTGGGGGAGCGGGTTGCGGGGCTGAGGGAGCGGCGGGGGCGTGGGTGTTGCGGCCGTGGGTGCGGGCGCGGGGGCCGGTGCGGGTGGCTGGTGGCGCGGCTTGGGCGTGGGGGCTGAGCGTCGTTGTGCGGCGCCGTTCGGCTGGTTGTAGGAGCAAGTACGCGTGACGACGCGGCCGTTGGGCAGCCGCTCGCGGGTACGGCTCAGGTAGCCGTGCGCCTCCAGCTCACGTAACGCGGCGGCGATGCGGGCCTCGCTGTCGGGAAACCGCTCGGAGAGCGACTTGATGCCGATCCGCGCCCCGGCGGGAAGTGACTGGATGTACGTCGAGAGCCCGATCGCGAGCAGGGAGAGCTCGCGGTGCTGGGCGAGGTGGTTGCCGATGACGGTGAAGCGGCTGGTGTGCCGGGTGTTGATGTGCATGACACCGGATGTCGGCGTGGCGCTCCTGCGAACGGGAGACGGGGCGCGCGGGGCCGCGCTAACCTGCTGTGTATCCATCAGGAAGCTCCGAACTTCCTCGGTGGTCAGGCCCTCGGGTGGGAGTCGCAATCCCGGTCGGGGGCCGACGCATGTCTGGGGGTTGTCGCGGCGAGCATATGCCAGCGAACCCCTGTGAAACCCAGCTCAGTTGGCGAACCTCACCCGTGCGAGTGACGGGCCCCTGTACGTGGCTGGGGGAAGGGTTGGGTTGGGGAAGTTCCTTCTTCCCAAAGCCTTTAAAAGCCTTTTTACGTCGGGGCCCGCCGCGTCGCGGTCCCCCGGGTCGCGGCGCACCGGGTCGCGGCTGTCGCGATCCGGTGCGGGGCGGGCGAGTGGGGGCTGACCTGGTGCGATCAGCCCTGACGCGCGTACGTGACGAACGCGGACCAGGCGCCGGGGGCGAGGTCGAGGTGGGGGCCCTGGGTGTTCTTGGAGTCGCGGACGTGGATGGTGGTGGGGCAGGTCGCGACTTCGACGCAATTGCCGCCTTCGCCGGTGCTGTGGCTCGACTTGCGCCAGTTGTAGGCGACCTCGATGCAGTTACCGCCCTCGCCACTGCTGTAGCTGCTCTTGAACCAGTTCAGTTGCCCGATGCTCATCGTTCTCCCAGCATCTTCTCGATCGCGGCCAAGGACTCCCCCGGAGTGAGAGCCACGGACTGCATAATTCCATAGCGGATGGCCAGCACCCGGACTTCTTCTGGCTCGGTGATGAGCCTCGGGTATCCGTGAATCTCCAGGTAGGCGAGCTGCTGCTTCCCCTTGGGGGTGATCATGGTGAACGGCCCGTCGAGGCTGGGCTGTTCGGTGCGGTCGAGCGGCACCACCTGGAGCTGCACCGTCCTGAGACGGCCGATGCGCAGGAGTGCCTGCAACTGTTCCCGGTGCACATCCCGGCCTCCGATGGGACGCATCAGCACGCTCTCGTCCAGGATGAAGTGGAACGTCGGAGGAGGCCAGCGCTCGAAGACCTGCTGCCGGTCCATGCGGTCGGCCACGCGCTTCTCGATGGTCTCCTCGCTGAGCAGCGGGCGTCGCTGGGTAAAGATCGCCCGCGCGTACGCTTCGGTCTGGAGCAGCCCAGGCACGGCCTGGTTGTTGTAGTCGTAAAGCTGCGATGCGTCGGCTTCCAGATTCGCGTAGCCGCGATACCACTCCGGATGCCGCGTACGCGCCTTCGCCAGTGCTTCCCGCACCTCCCCGGTCGTCGCCCGGAGCAGGCCACCCGCACCGAGCACGTCATCCGCG
Coding sequences within it:
- a CDS encoding HAD family hydrolase; this translates as MITAPELVIFDCDGVLVDSERIAVRIQVQVGAELGWPLTAQEVVEKFVGRSNKSIGELVEAILPGASAAWQKRFEDLHRDAVETELVAVEGIHETLAALALPTCVASSGSHEKMRHTLGHTGLYAHFEGRIFSATEVERGKPAPDLFLHAARRMGVEPAACVVVEDSKYGVQAARSAGMRAFGFAGGLTPAHWLEGPDTVVFDDMRKLPSLLSGS
- a CDS encoding RNHCP domain-containing protein, giving the protein MPRRGPRQSSYRPQRRKDVLHGPGGTRGDAFRCAGCRLDVPLTAPGTTHRNHCPHCLTSLHVDLRIPGDRAADCRGRMTALSLSVRQDGEWTLIHECLTCGELSANRIAGDDNALALMRMAVRPLSDTLVPARALLML
- a CDS encoding RNHCP domain-containing protein → MSTDNPKHRTTKSSHHGPSAYLRTDTFTCLWCGLTIATLAPDGSRRNHCPSCLHSKHCLDHVEGGPSDCGSRMTPISIAVLRTGDWMVIHRCTCCDELTSNPVCGDDNQLILMRMAVRPLAQPPFPLEAFGDL
- a CDS encoding helix-turn-helix domain-containing protein; the protein is MDTQQVSAAPRAPSPVRRSATPTSGVMHINTRHTSRFTVIGNHLAQHRELSLLAIGLSTYIQSLPAGARIGIKSLSERFPDSEARIAAALRELEAHGYLSRTRERLPNGRVVTRTCSYNQPNGAAQRRSAPTPKPRHQPPAPAPAPAPTAATPTPPPLPQPRNPLPQYLRAATALLTDLHRHSAAITLTEKDVVLLAPAAATWFERGATPAALRHALTHDLPQPLKRPAKLLRYRLTALLPPPPTPEHPTVLLQNCDRCDRAFRSPTPGNCPGCSADDAPARFPVPGG
- a CDS encoding DUF397 domain-containing protein, producing the protein MSIGQLNWFKSSYSSGEGGNCIEVAYNWRKSSHSTGEGGNCVEVATCPTTIHVRDSKNTQGPHLDLAPGAWSAFVTYARQG
- a CDS encoding helix-turn-helix domain-containing protein, whose product is MEKEVRPERPAESDGTAHLFRALGKMIKMLRERAGMSQKELGLATHCGEDLISAMERGVRTPQPEFLELADDVLGAGGLLRATTGEVREALAKARTRHPEWYRGYANLEADASQLYDYNNQAVPGLLQTEAYARAIFTQRRPLLSEETIEKRVADRMDRQQVFERWPPPTFHFILDESVLMRPIGGRDVHREQLQALLRIGRLRTVQLQVVPLDRTEQPSLDGPFTMITPKGKQQLAYLEIHGYPRLITEPEEVRVLAIRYGIMQSVALTPGESLAAIEKMLGER